A genomic region of Penaeus vannamei isolate JL-2024 chromosome 42, ASM4276789v1, whole genome shotgun sequence contains the following coding sequences:
- the LOC138860576 gene encoding gastrula zinc finger protein XlCGF8.2DB-like isoform X3: MVREQMTSTAVMDDISLESKFHDETVEFSAVKEENIEDFSGESYHRTEEMSEDTGDDNAVYIKAEGVHTNKCLVSGKIKFANVEGRESDSDDGDPLQVEPSVVGDSEDTNSSNSDWTTPEGNHRKVKYKLLTSKQVKPYSCKICSKAFSLKGNLVQHMSVHTKEKPFSCDICSKSFAWKSNLVSHMRVHTKEKPFNCDICCRGFSDKRVLVRHMRVHTKEKPYVCDICNRAFSVKGTLVRHHRIHTKEKPFVCEVCNKSFTCKHHLVNHKAVHT, from the coding sequence ATGGTTAGAGAGCAGATGACTTCAACTGCTGTCATGGATGATATAAGTTTGGAGTCAAAATTTCACGATGAAACGGTCGAATTCAGTGCtgtaaaggaagaaaatattgAAGACTTCAGTGGGGAAAGTTACCACAGAACAGAAGAAATGAGCGAGGAtacaggtgatgataatgctgtcTATATAAAGGCTGAAGGTGTTCATACAAATAAGTGTTTAGTATCAGGAAAAATAAAATTTGCaaatgtggagggaagggaaagtgactCAGATGATGGCGATCCATTGCAGGTAGAACCATCCGTGGTTGGTGACTCTGAGGACACAAACTCATCAAATAGTGATTGGACAACTCCAGAGGGAAATCACCGCAAGGTAAAATATAAACTGTTAACAAGCAAACAAGTGAAACCATATAGCTGTAAAATCTGTAGCAAGGCATTCTCTTTGAAAGGCAATCTAGTGCAACACATGAGTGTTCATACAAAGGAGAAACCTTTTAGTTGTGATATCTGTAGTAAATCATTTGCTTGGAAAAGTAATTTAGTGAGTcacatgagagtacatacaaaagAGAAACCCTTTAATTGTGATATATGTTGTCGAGGGTTCTCTGACAAACGTGTTCTAGTCAGGCACATGAGAGTGCATACTAAGGAAAAGCCTTATGTCTGTGACATTTGCAACAGAGCATTCTCTGTGAAAGGTACTCTAGTTAGGCATCATAgaatacatacaaaagaaaaaccaTTTGTCTGTGAGGTGTGTAATAAGTCATTCACTTGCAAACATCATCTAGTAAATCATAAAGCAGTACATACATAG